From the Hoplias malabaricus isolate fHopMal1 chromosome 6, fHopMal1.hap1, whole genome shotgun sequence genome, the window TTGTCAACCATGATCTGTGCTTGACTTCGCTGGAGGAAAACGCAGAATCTCTTTATCAGCGTTTGGAGAAGGTGGAGAGCAGCCATGCGAGTTTACAAGCTGACAACGAGGAGCTTAAGGCTGGGCTAACTGCTGTAGGGGAGAGGCAGGAGGAGTAACGTCCGGCTTGTAGGAATACCTGAAGGTATGGAAGGCCCACAACccagtctttttttttgcaaagcTACTACGGGACGTGGTCATGACACTTTTCCCACAGCACCGAAGCTGGATTGTGCACATTGCAGCCTGGCGCCCAAGCCCGTCATACTCtgtttttttcatcattttcgTAATAAGGAGCTCATAGTTCGGGAAGCCAGGAAGAGGGGGGGACCTGAAATACCAAAACATCTCGTTCAGGATTTATGAAGACTACCCCCCTGAAGTGGTGAGCAAACAGAAGGAATAAAGGTTTGTAATTTATACAAGATGGGACTGAAACTCTCCCTCCTGTACCCAGCAAGACTCCGCATcacacagactgacaggaccCAAACTGCATTCGGCTCTGTGGCTGAAGCTGAGAAGTTTATTGAGGATTTTAATAAACCTTCTTGATTAATATACCCATGAGTAAGACCACGTCCAAATGTCTCTTAAGTTATACTGACTAAGCTAATGACAATATTTACTTAATTTATCTGTTCTGGGCTTCCCCTGGTCAAGTGTATTAAAACCATGGGTGTTAATTGGGCAACAAAATATTCAGTTTTTGTGGACCTGACCTGTCCTGTTCATCAGCGGGGATTTTGCCATTTTTTTAAGGAGCAGGTGAAGATATTATTTAGATAAGATTTTGTAGGGAGGCAATAAAGGTAGATAGGGAAGGTCTGCTGTTTGTTCTTGCTGCTAGTTCCGCCTTGGGGTTTTGGGAAGGGTTTTGGGTTCCTGCTGTCAGTAATAGCAACTCTTTTAGTTCCTTGTTCCAGATCGACCAGAGTAAACTATTTGGTAATTTGTTTTATGTCTATAACCGACTGTATTGTTCCCTAACTTTGCTTTTGTCCTAAATATGACAAATAATTTTGGGTTTGTTACTTGGAATGTTAAAGGTTTGAACCACCCTGTGAAAAGAAAGTTCTCACATCTTAAAAACTTGCAAATAGGAATCGCATTTCTCCAGGAAACCCAATGGTCGTTATGTTATAGTTACTGGTAAACTTTATAACAAAGATGTCATATTAGTTAATGTGTATGCTCCAAATGTTGACGACCCCCAATTCTTTTCCCGTTTTTTTAAGTTATTCCCTTGTTTAAACACATATCAGCTTATTATGGGAGGGGATTTTAATCTGTGTCTGGACCTTGGGTTGGATCGATCATCAGTGAGACCAGGTAATGCCACATCCAAATCAGCTTCCTGTCTACAAGCTTTTCTTGCCGAATATGGCATTTCAGATATTTGGCGTTTCTTACACCCACTTGATAgacaatattctttttttttccctcatgcCCATCACAGTGCCCATTATCTCTCTATGCTGATGACCTCCTGTTGTACGTATCCAGGGCAGAGATAATGatcccttttattttagaccTTCTCACTAAATTTGGGAAAATTTCAGGATTTAAATTAAACTTATATAAGAGTGAGCTCTTGCCAATAAACTTAGATAACACTGTTCTCGCAAATATTACGGTGCCTTTTAAGATTGCTGAGCATAGCTTTGTTTACCTaggtgtttctgtgattttgcAGATCTCAAAAGAAATAACTTTGACAAACTACTACTTAGAATCGAACAAGATTTGATTAAATGGTCACCCCTCCCGCTTTCTATGCTTGGGAGAGTGAATGTGATTAAAATGTCTGTGCTTCCTAGGTATGTATACTTGTTCCAGTGCCTTCCTGTGTTTCTTCCCAATGCCTATTTTAAAAAGCTTGACTCTATTATATTAACATATATTTGGAATGGGAAAAGGCCACACCTGCGAAAAGATCTACAGAAATCCAAACAAGTTGGTGGATTGGCCCTTCCAAATCATAGATATTATTATTGGGCAACTAATATTTGGTGTCTGTCATTTTGGGCATATTACTGCTTTGATTAAAGAGGGGTTGAGATGGAGAAACAGTTCTGTGAGCCTCAATTTTTATCTTCAGTAATAGAAGCATCTCTACCTTTTTCCATAAATCGGATAATCATTAACCCAGTAGTAACAACTCTATTAGAATCTATTCACAATCTAGGAAATATTTTGGCCTTCGAAATATGAACCTTTCTAATTCAATAgcatcaaatgttttttttcccctgtcaATGCAAGACGCCACTTTTAACATCTGGTTCAAAAAAGGCCTGAAGTACTTTAAAGATCTTTTTGTTGAAGATAAGTTTGCCTCTTTCGCTGTTGTCTTCTAAATTTAACCTCCCCACTTCACATTTTTTTAGGTACCTACAAGTTAGGCATTATGTCTCACATTCCATTCCAGGGTTCCCAGATAAACCAGACAATAATATAATTGATGAACTGATATCATTTAACCCAACTAAGAAAAGAGCGATTTCTGCCATTTTGAGACTGATTTTCCATTTGCATCTTCCTCCCACCCCCGCAGTAAAATTAGCTTGGGAACAAGActtttaaactaaaatattGAAGAGAATCCACTCCTTTTCCATGTGTGCAAGACACTCCCTTATTTGATTTAAAGTTGTTCACCGGATGCATCTTCATAAATCTAAACTGGCTAAGAAGTAGACCCAACCTGTGATAGATGTAAATCTGAGGAAGCCACTCAGATTCACATGTTCTTGGTCTGTCCTAAAATACAGGAATTTTGGGGAGGTGTTTGTGAAGCCCTTTCTGCTGTTCTTGCCATTAAATAGAACCTAAATCAAATTATGCTCCTTTTTGGGATTGTTCCTGGGGGTTTGATATTACCTGTTGGGGGACACAAGGTGATCGCTTTTTCAACTTTGCTGGCACGCCGTCTGATCCTTCTGTGGTGGAAGGACGCTGCCCCACACTGGATTAGGGATGTGTTAGCTACTTtaaaactggagaaaatcagATGTGTAATGAGAGGCTCAGAAAGGAGATTTTATCAGACTTGGAATtccttccttcttttctttaatCAACCCTCAAAACAGGTTCAGTAATAGGTTTTTTTCcctattcttttcttttctagCTATACTGATCGATCtggttttatccatcagtatatACTGTTCTACACCCTTTGAGTAGTATTTCATGACAgtgaggacaggggtttgttcATTATTAGGGGGTAgggcctttttgtttttttttttgtttttttttattgtactttttgagatatatatataatttatttttttttccttgtctcATGGGCATTTCTTGAATACTTATCTTTGTAAAAAGCTTTTATAATGTaacattttcaataaatatattaaacacaaaaacatatttgacATGCGGATATGTTTTTgctataatatattaataaatgaaagtgGATAGAGCTTTATAAACGTTTTCTGCTGTAAACTCAAACAAataaagcccaatttataccAAACATGACAGAAATATGTAGGGCCTATTGTAAAGAAGAGTGTCAAATATGACACAAAATCCACCAACAGAGGGTGTTACAATAGGACAGTCACATGGGGAGGCAACTTAGGAGACcagttgctgtagttttgaaagtgaaatatttttgcTGGTTATAGGATTTCAACTGATATACAGCTCAgggtttacagttttttttttttatttttttttttttttttttttgttaaatgcatCACTATATGTGGTAAAATGTCAACAGTTTAACACCCGGACTCTTTTACTGAAGAGCTTTGCTGATGTCAACATGTATGTGACAAGTTGGGTTGTCCCTCTCCACTTTAGCCTGGAGTATACTGCATGTTTTTTGGCCTTGTCTCTTAcatatagagatttctctgaattctctgaaacttttaaTAATAGATATATTGTAGAGGAATCTCTACATCAACCATTTGCCTGCACAATCATTGATAGAATGGTGAACCCCTCCTCATCCTGCCTCTCTGAGATGCTCTGTCAAGTCTGTCCAATTACAATTTAACCTAATCTATTTTTTGTGGCATTACACAATTTTAGCAGCCTTTTGTTGATCTATCCcaaattttttttatgtgttgttggcataaaaaaaagagacatacatttttaaaaagaacaatattatatattcatcatttgaaatattgtcttaGTATTACTTTTCATAACAATGTAGTGTTTAAATGACTTATAAATAATTGCATtctgcatttatttacattttgcccaACAtccaaaattattattttttttttttgcaaatggGTTTGTATTTAATGGATGTCTTTTTCTGTGAAGCACTTTATGGaaggtgctatacaaataaatattctcTATTAAGGTTTGCATTAATGAAACCATTCTTGAATGTCTTGGAGTTATGGTAAACCTGTTATTCACCTCTGTAGAAATTTGTTCCCTTGTGGTGACTCCATGGTGTGCATCATTGACGACAGAGAGGATGTGTGGAAGTTTGCACCTAATCTCATCACAGTGAGAAAGTATGTGTACTTCAAAGGAACAGGTGACATCAATGCTCCATCAGGGCCACGAGAGGCCCAGCCAGCAAAGAAAGGTACCTGTAACAAAAGCTCATTTGTGTTCAGTCTTGTATGTTGTTTGAGGTCAATCAGTTTTCAATCAGGATGACCATTCTGATAAAGTGCACAATTAATGTGCAACACagcatatatgtatgtatgtacatgtgtgtgttagtgtgtgtaatacatatatatataatgtattacgGCTGGTCAGTTAattgaaaattaatcaaaatagaCATTCAGAcattctaatcgacataatcttgtctaaatcgattatatcaattatttgtaactgttttttttattattatgttatgttCCGACTGTTTGTTTATGTACTGTCCACTCTGCCAAagcaaaatcacacaaatatGAACATTGCTCAAAAAACAGAgggacaagctcccagcaacattagaaaaaaatatcctgGCTTTACAGtgacagtacaagcctcgtcactgaactatgagggtcaaaaatgcaaacaaaatgtTCATTAATGTAAGCATggaaaaatgatatatatatatatatatatatatatatatatatatatatatatatatatatatatatatatatatatatatatatatatacagagagagtCATGGGCAAAAGTGTTGGCAACCTTGAAATCTttacagaggggaaaaaagcaaaaatgtaTATCATATCACCCAAAAATGTGCCGGACAAAATTATTGGATCCCTCAAATTAATATTTGGTTGCCCGCCCTTTAGAAAATATAACTAAAATTAATCGCTTTCTATAACCATCAGAAAGCTTGTTACATGTCTTACAGGTTTTTCGGACCACACTTCTTCTGCAAACTGCCCTGGgtctctcattatttgaagggTGCTTCTCCCTAACAGACTCATTGCTGGCCACTTCAGAAATGTCCAGCGCTTTGTTTCTGTCCATTTCTGGGTATTTGAAGTATGTTTAGGGTGATTGTCCCATTGTCCAAACTCGGCTTTCTGACACTGGGTCCTATATTGCAACTCAAAATTTCTTGGTAATCTTCAGATTTCCTGATGCCTTGCACACAGTCAAGGCACCCAGTGCCAGAGACAGCAAAGCAACCACAAAACATCTTTGAACCCCAACACCATATTTGACAGTAGGTCTTGTGTTCTATTCTTTGTATGCCCCATTCTGTTTTCGGTAAACAGTAGAAAGAAAAGGCCTTATATTGGTCTCATTTGTCCACAAGAAAGATTTTGGCTTATGTACATTTTGGCAAACTTTTTTATGCCTCAGTGGGTCCTCCTGGGTCTCCTGCCATAGCGCTTCATTTCATTCAAATATCAATGGATAGTTCGCCCAGACACTGAGCATTCAGAACAGCTTGAATTTCTTCGGAACTTGATTGGGCCTGCTTATCCACCATCCGGACTATCCTGCATTTCAAACTTTCATCAGTTTTTCTCTTCTGTCCACATCCAGGGAGATTAGCTACAGTGTCAAAAGTGTCAACTTTTAACCTTCAGATTACAACCTTCAGTTGATATTTTTCCACAATTTTGGTTCTCAAGTCCTCAAACAGTTTTCTTCACTTCTTTTTGTTCGCCATGATTAGTgtggcacacacagacacataatgCAAAGATTGAGTGAACTTCTCTCCTTTTTATCTGGTTTCAGGTGTAATTTTTATATTGCCCACAACTGTTACTTGTCACAGGTGACTTTAAATGATCATCAAAAAATGCTTGAAACAAAGTTATTTacccacatttttaaaaagttgccAATAATTTTGTCCAGTCCATTTTAGGATTTTTGTATGAAATGATATCCCTTTTGGCAAAACGTGTGATAAGCAATAATTTTCTGGGagaaatacattattttatgcACTCTTTCAGACTTTGATTACAGCAATGCATTTCAAAAGGTTTGGAATTTGGGACAGAGCTAATATGTCTAGTATTGTGTAGCTCCCCCTCTTCTCTTTATAACAGTCAGTCAATGTCTGAGTAGTAAGGAGACCAATTGCAATATTTTTGGGGAAGGAGTGTTGCCCCATTTTTCTCTGATGTAGCATTCTAGCTATTCCACAGTCCTGGTtcttttttgacattttgatGCACCAAAATGTGCATCTGGACCTGCTATTACTGTAAGTATTTTTGCAATTCTATTCCATCAGAGATGAAGGCTTTTAATCTGTGCTCTGAGGACAAGCCGGATGGTCCCTCTCATCTTGTATCCGCAGGCATATCCATTGTTTccaaacataattaaaaattttGATTAATCTGATTCATTCACAAAACAGTTTTCTATTATGCCTCAGTCCATTTTAAATAAGCTTTGGGCCAGAGAAGGTATATGGCTTCTTCTTTCAATGATACAAATTTCGGTATGAAGAAAATAAGCATCCAATATGGACCATCGGCCTTGTCCCTTGAGTACATGGATTTCTACAGATTCTCTTAATCTTTTAATACTGTAGGATATTCAAAATCTTCCCAGTTTTATGTTGAGGAAAGTTTTTTCTTAAATTCTTCAATAATTTtagatgcatttttttttttgaagattgATGAACCTCTGCAGATCTTTGCCCCTCAGAATTGCTCTTTTTTATACCATAGCATGTGACTTGGTTGCAAATTGCTCCTtcagttgtttgtttttaaagactGATTTATGTTTGTGCTTTGACTTGACACAGAGTCTAAAGCATAGGTTACACAAGAGCCTGCTGCTATATGCTTTGGTGTCTGCATCtttctgcaattacaccgccaaaTCAGTTGAATCTGCTGAATTTCTAACATTTTCCTCTACACTATAGGGAGAAGGGTGCTGTTAGGGACAGAGCTTTGTTTacaggaaacaaacacaaagccgGCACATTTTCCCCACATGATCCTACTTCTTGTGCTGAATTTGCTGCTATATGctctgtagtgtggagaagACAAGTTTTTGTTTCTGGACTTCTTCGGTTTGGATGACAGTAGACCAATCACGATGGTTGCAGTGTGCGTAAGATTAAGCTGTAGGCTATGTCATAGGGTTTATGTTGATGTGTTGCGTACGGCATAGGCCCAGTCCCAACTTGAGATGCATTGCTGCCATCAAGTTCTAAAGGAGTTAATATTTTCCATGAAATTGTAAAACGTCTACGTCTCTCTTTCAACATTTAATATGTGTTCTGTGGATAAATGtgaatgaaatcaatttttttttacatttatttaaattcaacACAGCATCCCAAacttgtgtgtgtacacacacatatatatatatgtgtttggaggaggaggagcccAAAGTGCAGTGTTGCGTATTGAAACCCCTGTAGTGAGTCTCTTTCTAAAAATGCTACAAATGTAGTGACATTTTCTGGTGTTATTGGAGACTTTTGGAGACTCAGATGTGGCAGCACATGTCGTTATGCATTTACTGTCCTCAACAAGCAGTGGTTGATCCCGTGAGCCCCTCCCCATCCCAAAGCACTCACTGGTGGTCAGTTTCCCAGTAGCTGCAGACAGAGCATATAAGACGCCCACACCCACTGCACTCCGTATCCAAAGCCACAGATGATCCCACCCTGGCTTACTGAGTGGgatgtaaatgtatatatttcttCAGTGTGACATTAAGATAAATCACTGCATTTGACTCACACAGTCTCAGCCAGATAACATACTATTTTGTGAAATACGGGTGTACATTAGGTTTGAAGTTTATTTTGAGAAGTGATGGCCTATATcattaacaaaaaaagaaaaaaacacaagactCAATATAAGAAAATTAATTAGtaaaataaaagtacattttaattttcttttatttagtaGTTTGATGTAATTGGTAATACCACAGGCTCATAGGCATAAGACCATTGTTTAGGTCCCTGCCTAGGTAGAAAGTCCACATAAAAAAAGTACTTGGGAAAGAAATTGAAAACTATTTATGTATATGTCACTCTAAGTGTCACTGAAAATTCTGTCAGATGAAATGTCTTTGTATTGCCTGTTCTTGAACTATCTTTGCTCTCTTGTAGGCATCCCAGCTAATCAGCCTGTAGAAGGCTCAGGCATATCTTCAACATCAGGGAGTGAGGAACAAAGTAATGGATTCAGGAAACGTAGCAAGGATCGCAAATCTGTGCATGAAAAATGGTCAAACCTTGACCGTAATATTCAGGAACCTCCAACCAGAGAGAAACTTCATCCTGCagggaaaaaagaggaaaaagaacaTTTGAGTGACAAGTACAATGTTAAAGAGTGGGAGGCTGGTGTCTCAGTTAAATTGAGTAGCTCAggtgaagtgagagagagagataatgtgaATACAGCTGATGATATGCATAATGACTTAGACTTTGAGATTTCATTTGGAAGTGATCCTGACTCAGGACTGCCACAAAGCAAAACCGAAGCActattttcagaaaataaatcacttgaacaaACAAAACTAGATATAGACTATTGGGTTACAAAGGGAAATGAAGGTAGCCGAGTAGAATCAAATGAAGACTTGGAGATGAATCAGGGGTTTCTTGAGCTTGGTAATGGCTGTGCtgacaaaaaagaaacagaaacggAATCTCAAAACAGTGAGCAGTCAGGTGTCACTATGGGTGAAGAATCTTTAGATCACATTATGGAAGAtgaggaagatgatgaagaGGATGACACAGATCAAGATGATCATTTGATTTACCTTGAAAAGGTCTTGGTGCACATTCACAATGATTATTACAAGCGCTATGAGGCCTACCTAAGAGAGGAGATTCTTGAAATACCAGACATTCGAAAAATTGTTCCTGAATTGAAGAGTAGGACCTTGGCAGGCTCCACCATTGTGTTTAGTGGCTTGTATCCCACTAATTATCCCATGGAGCGAACAAGAGAGTACTACCATGCAAAAGCATTGGGTGCAAAGATAGGCAAGAACCTTGTGCTCAGTGCCAAAGATCCTGACCACACCACACACGTGATTGCTGCACGTGCAGGTAAGAAATTGATATTTTTGAATATCTGTcttcatattttcatattagTAATTTGGGTTCAAGCACACAGTGCGTAGATCCCTTTTGCTTTTGTAggggttttctttcttcttcttctttttctccttatAACTCGTATGGAAAAGACCGTAGGTCATACAGACATCACACTCGGAGGAGAGAGGTAGTTTGCGTGCAACTCGGTGAGCAACAGAAAATACACTGTGGCCACATGGTGGCGCCATAGCGAAGCGCAACACGTCTAGGTCTATATCTTACCATGTCTGATGTAGAAACTAAATTATTTTTCCCCTAATTCCTCAGGTGTGACCCTACAAGAACTTACCTTTAaggacatttattttaatatcttcctcaatagttttttttttttttttttttgtcttacaaaggaatatttggaatCTACTGATTCTTTACTACAAGTCGAACAGTAAATGGGTGTGGGAGGTGCAAACTTAAGAGAGAGATGGCtgaaaaacagattaaaaacagAATGTTAAACATTGTTTAACGTGGCATATTAAGGCAAAATAAGAGATAAATATAATTGGCCAAATTAAGCCAAGACTCTTTAAGGTTTAACTAAAGAAATGCTGATTTTAAATAGATTTGTTAAGTCATAAATATGAAACCCACACTGGCTTTGATGTATTTTTATTCAAAGCATCAGTTTAAACATGTTTACCaacatttttgtgttgtttttttcttaggcACAGAGAAAGTTCGTCAAGCCCAAAGCTGTAAACACCTGCATGTGGTAAATCCTGACTGGCTTTGGGGATGCCTGGAGCGCTGGGAGAAAGCAGAGGAGCATCTTTTCCCACTGAAGGAGTGTTACACCAAACCACAGaggtcattttttttcttctttcctttcGGTCCATGTTTAGCACAATTACATGCTTAGTTAGCTTGCATTTGTTTGCTACCTGCAGATGTTTTACAACATGTTTTGTTGTACAATGCTTTTTGTACAGTTTAATTTTATCATAACATTTTGAAGTactgtttttctctttgttttaggAGTAACAGTCCACCTGCGTATGTTGATGTTCAGGAGAGTTTCCCAATGCCAGTAGTTCATCCTATTCCTGTCCAACCTAAAAGCCTGCCTGTCCCTGAGGTCCACACATATGATCCTGTAACTGGGAAGTTGATTCGGAGCAAACCGAAGACCCCCTGTCACCCTTCCTACTTACAGCCTCACAAAGCATTTACTCTACCTGTGCATGAAGTGCACTCAAACCCTAGGTAATTTTCCTTTCTTTATGATGGTATGAACATTATGTTGTTTTAGCAGGTTTGCTGTTATACAAGTTTATAAATTCAGACATATGAGCTGCATCTGAATCCATCCTTCAAAGGACGCATTTGTAGGCCAATTATGTCACAGCAGTGTACCCAGACTGTCCAAGCTCCTTCATGTGCAGCCAAAAAATGCATCTTTCTTTTCCTAAGAAACAAAGGAAGCAACGGGACTATCCTTTACCAGCTGACATGTTCTATGGTTCATTGCGAGTTGGGGGATTTCAGAATATTGAGACGGAACagaatttttgtttaattaattaatttactacTACTAAATCTACTATCATCACTgggtttttgaaaaaaaaataaaatgaaagtgtgCAATGATTATTATCACtattaaaaaataaccaaaagcAAGCATATAGAGGCAAAAAAGTGTTacaacagtaaacacagtaGGAGAACATTCAATCAAAGGGCTGTATGTTTCaaatgaattttttatttatttatttatatatatttttatttttaatgatatgATTTCAGTGAAATCcagtaaaataaaacactttaatcTCCAGTTGTAAtaaattgagaaaaaaaaaaataaatgaaattttcTGGCTCTGCCTTTAAGGTGCAGGAGTCTTCAGGAGCATTCAGGAGCGCTGTTTGGTGGTAACAGCAGTCAAAGAAATCTGCCATAGAGTAGACTGTCCCATTTTGGAATAGTCTTCAAAGGACACTCAACAGCCTTTGAAGACAGACCTCTGTAGACTGCATCCTTCGAAGGATGCAGCCCCTGAATTGAGACACAGCTATGGAGTGACAGGTGTAAATTTTTATAGGTgttgaattatatatttttttcttaaacacaAAAGTTAATTTCATTCATAGTCTCAGTAATCTTAGAAGAAATTAAGTTGTGGTAGCCATTGTAGCAATTATGTATTATATGTATTATTGCCATTTTCAGAgaaattatttacaaatatatttcaagcATGTTGATGTGCTATATgatgatataaaaataaaaatccttcACAGATGatcagcaaaataaaaatagaatattttaataatattttttttaataacagaaTTCAGACACTACCTACTGAGCCCTTTAAAGGACAAGTAAAAACAGATTATGGACATCAAGTTCCTCTGCAAATATTTTATGTTCCTTTGCAAATACTTTGCTTCCTTGCAAAAAAGAGATGCACAAGCATACATGCAAACAGAAGAAAGCATATGGTGCCAGATGCATTAAAGTGTGCCCTAAATGGTGTTTCTTGCTCAAAGCAAAAATTCAGGGACATATGCGCATGCAGCTCTTGACAACCCAGTAGAATGAGGCAAATGTCTGAGTTTGTACAGTTCAAAGCAACCTGGACAAAATCCCTGCACTGTCCTCAATCATGGATTCTTGTCCATCATCGGCCAGTCCCAGCCCACCCTCGTTTCTACTGGGTGGCTTGCCTGCACCATCAGGATCTGCAGAATTTGAAATGGTTTGATCTTTGTTGATGCCTCACCGAATGTCTTTTTTCTGCATACAGCTCTATACACTCTTTGTATAAAAAAGTTGACACAGCACACTAAATGAAACACACTGGGGCACTCGAGATTCTGACCCTGTAGTGCATAGGCACCCTTACAATAAAGGCAGAACCTGGTTGACC encodes:
- the ctdp1 gene encoding RNA polymerase II subunit A C-terminal domain phosphatase isoform X2 translates to MKGLCAECGKDLTQLQNKNGKQQAPISTATVSMVHSVPELMVSSEQAEQLGREDQKRLHKNRKLVLMVDLDQTLIHTTEQHCHRKSNKGIFHFQLGRGEPMLHTRLRPYCKEFLEKIAKMYELHVFTFGSRLYAHTIAGFLDPEKKLFSHRILSRDECIDPLSKTGNLRNLFPCGDSMVCIIDDREDVWKFAPNLITVRKYVYFKGTGDINAPSGPREAQPAKKGIPANQPVEGSGISSTSGSEEQSNGFRKRSKDRKSVHEKWSNLDRNIQEPPTREKLHPAGKKEEKEHLSDKYNVKEWEAGVSVKLSSSGEVRERDNVNTADDMHNDLDFEISFGSDPDSGLPQSKTEALFSENKSLEQTKLDIDYWVTKGNEGSRVESNEDLEMNQGFLELGNGCADKKETETESQNSEQSGVTMGEESLDHIMEDEEDDEEDDTDQDDHLIYLEKVLVHIHNDYYKRYEAYLREEILEIPDIRKIVPELKSRTLAGSTIVFSGLYPTNYPMERTREYYHAKALGAKIGKNLVLSAKDPDHTTHVIAARAGTEKVRQAQSCKHLHVVNPDWLWGCLERWEKAEEHLFPLKECYTKPQRSNSPPAYVDVQESFPMPVVHPIPVQPKSLPVPEVHTYDPVTGKLIRSKPKTPCHPSYLQPHKAFTLPVHEVHSNPRSNLESQQEELEGSIQDGKKPEPSRRKRQPSMSETMPLYTLCKEDLESMDKEVDDILGEESDNESEEGKEERMEEANGQLQYSEQRSRNQQDLKTLAEDATMMSSSRLPEIIPRSRKRKLEKAKEDDDSVNSDDEKGGDLATESSKDSNEDEDGSSSEADEMAAALEAELTDFI
- the ctdp1 gene encoding RNA polymerase II subunit A C-terminal domain phosphatase isoform X3 — protein: MCDSADSEGGSVTQTCPTVKVTEIRWPIGANPVRLLEWKVKSGALVNVDSVIALCVAAPPDKLYASENDQAKKLTLPEKKLKSDRAGVVRELCCQHGQVISAGDLIVKIEECSHPIVMKGLCAECGKDLTQLQNKNGKQQAPISTATVSMVHSVPELMVSSEQAEQLGREDQKRLHKNRKLVLMVDLDQTLIHTTEQHCHRKSNKGIFHFQLGRGEPMLHTRLRPYCKEFLEKIAKMYELHVFTFGSRLYAHTIAGFLDPEKKLFSHRILSRDECIDPLSKTGNLRNLFPCGDSMVCIIDDREDVWKFAPNLITVRKYVYFKGTGDINAPSGPREAQPAKKGIPANQPVEGSGISSTSGSEEQSNGFRKRSKDRKSVHEKWSNLDRNIQEPPTREKLHPAGKKEEKEHLSDKYNVKEWEAGVSVKLSSSGEVRERDNVNTADDMHNDLDFEISFGSDPDSGLPQSKTEALFSENKSLEQTKLDIDYWVTKGNEGSRVESNEDLEMNQGFLELGNGCADKKETETESQNSEQSGVTMGEESLDHIMEDEEDDEEDDTDQDDHLIYLEKVLVHIHNDYYKRYEAYLREEILEIPDIRKIVPELKSRTLAGSTIVFSGLYPTNYPMERTREYYHAKALGAKIGKNLVLSAKDPDHTTHVIAARAGTEKVRQAQSCKHLHVVNPDWLWGCLERWEKAEEHLFPLKECYTKPQRSNSPPAYVDVQESFPMPVVHPIPVQPKSLPVPEVHTYDPVTGKLIRSKPKTPCHPSYLQPHKAFTLPVHEVHSNPRSNLESQQEELEGSIQDGKKPEPSRRKRQPSMSETMPLYTLCKEDLESMDKEV
- the ctdp1 gene encoding RNA polymerase II subunit A C-terminal domain phosphatase isoform X4; translation: MCDSADSEGGSVTQTCPTVKVTEIRWPIGANPVRLLEWKVKSGALVNVDSVIALCVAAPPDKLYASENDQAKKLTLPEKKLKSDRAGVVRELCCQHGQVISAGDLIVKIEECSHPIVMKGLCAECGKDLTQLQNKNGKQQAPISTATVSMVHSVPELMVSSEQAEQLGREDQKRLHKNRKLVLMVDLDQTLIHTTEQHCHRKSNKGIFHFQLGRGEPMLHTRLRPYCKEFLEKIAKMYELHVFTFGSRLYAHTIAGFLDPEKKLFSHRILSRDECIDPLSKTGNLRNLFPCGDSMVCIIDDREDVWKFAPNLITVRKYVYFKGTGDINAPSGPREAQPAKKGIPANQPVEGSGISSTSGSEEQSNGFRKRSKDRKSVHEKWSNLDRNIQEPPTREKLHPAGKKEEKEHLSDKYNVKEWEAGVSVKLSSSGEVRERDNVNTADDMHNDLDFEISFGSDPDSGLPQSKTEALFSENKSLEQTKLDIDYWVTKGNEGSRVESNEDLEMNQGFLELGNGCADKKETETESQNSEQSGVTMGEESLDHIMEDEEDDEEDDTDQDDHLIYLEKVLVHIHNDYYKRYEAYLREEILEIPDIRKIVPELKSRTLAGSTIVFSGLYPTNYPMERTREYYHAKALGAKIGKNLVLSAKDPDHTTHVIAARAGTEKVRQAQSCKHLHVVNPDWLWGCLERWEKAEEHLFPLKECYTKPQRSNSPPAYVDVQESFPMPVVHPIPVQPKSLPVPEVHTYDPVTGKLIRSKPKTPCHPSYLQPHKAFTLPVHEVHSNPRCRSLQEHSGALFGGNSSQRNLP